A region from the Engraulis encrasicolus isolate BLACKSEA-1 chromosome 18, IST_EnEncr_1.0, whole genome shotgun sequence genome encodes:
- the LOC134469248 gene encoding protein EFR3 homolog B-like isoform X2: MTGVCGCCGALRPRYKRLVDNIFPEDPEDGLVKANMEKLTFYALSAPEKLDRIGAYLSERLSRDVARHRYGYVCIAMEALDQLLMACHCQSINLFVESFLKMVRKLLESDKPNLQILGTNSFVKFANIEEDTPSYHRSYDFFVSRFSEMCHSGYQDPDIRTRIRMAGIRGLQGVVRKTVNDELQANIWEPRHMDMIVPSLLFNLHNEDTTDSRSPSPLQTSVEKEKESPVELTERCFRELLGRAAYGHIKTAVTPVLLHLDNHSLWEGKSFAVRCFKIIMYSIQSQHSHLVIQQLLVHLDANSRSSAPVRAGIVEVLLESAAIAASGSVGPTVLEVFNTLLRHLRLSVDYELGEGFDMTDDDDGPIESKDESQHQERQLQEAVIRTIGSFATTLPTYQRSEVMLFIMGKVPLPGVHPLLNSTGPEGNRMIQVMLLKSLRQVTSGFQATNMLTALPSAFMEPLLSVSLLETPELRVLVLQILTSLMDRHQNTQHLSSLSVMSDTSVLKLRADKCTSRPDSLFMKKHAQQLYRHIYACCKEESSTAQHYTLLYTLLGLMAIELGNEEVVLDLIRLALALQDLAGSKEEGLRVFNRCAIHALTAAYLNLICQLTTVPSFIQHVHEVIEMRQKEASHLLPEHVFTDHPRLPASLEQTQEGVLFAQSKIAEALGGSGYNAEKLATPYVPLSQDEDRLSKRKSVGETISLQVEVESRQSPEKEERTPAEEITFQTLKNAIVDSEGMEEAERARRRQVVEKFQKAPFEEIAAHCGARATMLQSKLNQIFEITIRPPPSPNGGLPAAGSSSSSAVALVKPPPPRSVPVYEIKFPDLCVY; encoded by the exons ATGACGG gtgtgtgtgggtgttgtggggCTCTCCGGCCTCGTTATAAGAGGCTGGTGGACAACATCTTCCCAGAGGACcccgag GATGGCCTGGTGAAGGCAAATATGGAGAAGTTGACCTTCTACGCCCTCTCAGCTCCAGAGAAGCTTGATCGCATCGGGGCATACCTATCAGAGAGGCTGTCACGTGACGTAGCACGCCACCgatatgg gtatgtgtgtattGCTATGGAGGCTCTGGACCAGCTGCTGATGGCGTGCCACTGCCAGAGCATCAACTTGTTTGTGGAGAGCTTCCTCAAGATGGTGCGTAAGCTGCTGGAGTCAGACAAGCCCAACCTGCAGATACTGGGAACCAactcg TTTGTGAAGTTTGCCAATATAGAAGAGGATACTCCGTCATACCATCGCAGCTACGATTTTTTCGTCTCTCGCTTCAGTGAGATGTGCCACTCTGGATACCAAGACCCTGACATACGCACCAg gatccgCATGGCGGGCATCAGGGGTCTTCAGGGTGTTGTGAGGAAAACTGTAAATGACGAGCTACAAGCCAACATCTGGGAGCCGCGGCACATGGACATGATCGTACCATCACTACTCTTCAACCTACACAACGAGGATACTACAGACAG tCGTTCCCCGTCCCCACTGCAAACAtctgtggagaaggagaaggagagcccCGTCGAGTTGACTGAGCGATGCTTTCGGGAACTGCTGGGTAGAGCAGCCTATGGACACATCAAGACTGCTGTCACACCTGTACTCCT GCATCTGGATAACCATTCTCTGTGGGAGGGGAAGTCGTTTGCTGTGCGATGCTTTAAAATCATCATGTACTCCATACAG TCTCAGCACTCCCACCTGGTGATTCAGCAGCTGCTGGTGCATCTGGACGCCAACAGCAGGAGCAGCGCCCCAGTGCGGGCTGGGATTGTGGAGGTCTTACTGGAGTCCGCCGCCATCGCAGCCAGCGGCTCCGTAG gtcctACTGTGCTGGAGGTGTTCAACACGCTGCTAAGACACCTGAGGCTGAGTGTGGACTACGAACTTGGCGAAGGCTTTGACAtgacagatgatgatgatgggccaATCGAATCAAAGGATGAGAGCCAGCACCAGGAGAGACAACTACAGGAAGCAGTCATACGcaccatag gttcCTTTGCCACCACGTTGCCTACCTACCAGAGATCTGAAGTCATGCTCTTCATCATGGGAAAAGTCCCCTTACCCGGAGTACACCCCCTCCTCAACTCTACTgg GCCTGAGGGGAACAGGATGATCCAGGTGATGCTGCTCAAGTCTCTCCGACAG GTGACGAGCGGTTTCCAGGCGACCAACATGTTGACAGCGTTGCCAAGTGCGTTTATGGAGCCGTTGTTAAGTGTGTCGCTATTGGAGACGCCCGAACTCCGAGTGCTAGTGCTGCAGATACTCACCAGCCTTATGGACCGCCACCAGAACACACAGCATCTCTCATCactcag TGTGATGTCTGACACATCAGTGCTGAAACTGAGGGCTGATAAATGCACCTCCCGTCCGGACAGTCTCTTCATGaagaag CACGCTCAGCAGTTGTATCGCCACATCTACGCGTGCTGTAAAGAGGAGTCGAGCACTGCGCAGCACTACACGCTGCTCTACACACTACTGGGCCTGATGGCCATCGAGCTGGGCAACGAGGAGGTCGTACTGGACCTCATACGCCTGGCCCTCGCactacag GACCTGGCAGGGAGTAAAGAAGAGGGTCTCCGAGTGTTTAATCGCTGTGCCATCCACGCCTTGACTGCTGCATACCTCAACCTCATCTGCCAACTCACCACCGTACCCTCTTTCATACAACACGTACATGAG gtgaTTGAGATGAGACAGAAGGAGGCGTCTCACCTGTTGCCTGAGCACGTCTTCACTGACCACCCCAG gCTGCCTGCATCTCTGGAGCAGACCCAGGAGGGTGTGTTGTTTGCTCAGAGTAAAATCGCAGAGGCCCTCGGGGGGAGTGGCTACAACGCAGAGAAACTGGCCACACCCTACGTACCCCTCTCTCAAG atgaggaTCGTCTGTCTAAGAGGAAGAGTGTGGGGGAGACCATCTCACTGCAGGTGGAAGTGGAGTCCAGACAGAGCCCAGAGAaggaagag aGGACTCCTGCTGAAGAGATCACCTTCCAGACCCTCAAGAATGCCATTG tcgacAGTGAGGGTATGGAGGAAGCTGAGAGGGCCCGGAGGAGACAGGTGGTGGAGAAATTCCAGAAGGCCCCCTTCGAGGAAATAGCTGCCCACTGCGGTGCCCGG GCCACCATGCTGCAGAGTAAACTCAACCAGATCTTTGAAATCACCATCAg gCCTCCTCCCAGTCCAAATGGCGGTCTCCCCGCTGccggatcatcatcatcatcagcggtGGCGTTGGtcaagcctcctcctcctcgctctgtaCCCGTTTACGAGATCAAGTtcccagacctgtgtgtgtactag
- the LOC134469248 gene encoding protein EFR3 homolog B-like isoform X1 codes for MTGVCGCCGALRPRYKRLVDNIFPEDPEDGLVKANMEKLTFYALSAPEKLDRIGAYLSERLSRDVARHRYGYVCIAMEALDQLLMACHCQSINLFVESFLKMVRKLLESDKPNLQILGTNSFVKFANIEEDTPSYHRSYDFFVSRFSEMCHSGYQDPDIRTRIRMAGIRGLQGVVRKTVNDELQANIWEPRHMDMIVPSLLFNLHNEDTTDSRSPSPLQTSVEKEKESPVELTERCFRELLGRAAYGHIKTAVTPVLLHLDNHSLWEGKSFAVRCFKIIMYSIQSQHSHLVIQQLLVHLDANSRSSAPVRAGIVEVLLESAAIAASGSVGPTVLEVFNTLLRHLRLSVDYELGEGFDMTDDDDGPIESKDESQHQERQLQEAVIRTIGSFATTLPTYQRSEVMLFIMGKVPLPGVHPLLNSTGPEGNRMIQVMLLKSLRQVTSGFQATNMLTALPSAFMEPLLSVSLLETPELRVLVLQILTSLMDRHQNTQHLSSLSVMSDTSVLKLRADKCTSRPDSLFMKKPDSQEDRQEERQTRKKEKTHLPSALQVKQHAQQLYRHIYACCKEESSTAQHYTLLYTLLGLMAIELGNEEVVLDLIRLALALQDLAGSKEEGLRVFNRCAIHALTAAYLNLICQLTTVPSFIQHVHEVIEMRQKEASHLLPEHVFTDHPRLPASLEQTQEGVLFAQSKIAEALGGSGYNAEKLATPYVPLSQDEDRLSKRKSVGETISLQVEVESRQSPEKEERTPAEEITFQTLKNAIVDSEGMEEAERARRRQVVEKFQKAPFEEIAAHCGARATMLQSKLNQIFEITIRPPPSPNGGLPAAGSSSSSAVALVKPPPPRSVPVYEIKFPDLCVY; via the exons ATGACGG gtgtgtgtgggtgttgtggggCTCTCCGGCCTCGTTATAAGAGGCTGGTGGACAACATCTTCCCAGAGGACcccgag GATGGCCTGGTGAAGGCAAATATGGAGAAGTTGACCTTCTACGCCCTCTCAGCTCCAGAGAAGCTTGATCGCATCGGGGCATACCTATCAGAGAGGCTGTCACGTGACGTAGCACGCCACCgatatgg gtatgtgtgtattGCTATGGAGGCTCTGGACCAGCTGCTGATGGCGTGCCACTGCCAGAGCATCAACTTGTTTGTGGAGAGCTTCCTCAAGATGGTGCGTAAGCTGCTGGAGTCAGACAAGCCCAACCTGCAGATACTGGGAACCAactcg TTTGTGAAGTTTGCCAATATAGAAGAGGATACTCCGTCATACCATCGCAGCTACGATTTTTTCGTCTCTCGCTTCAGTGAGATGTGCCACTCTGGATACCAAGACCCTGACATACGCACCAg gatccgCATGGCGGGCATCAGGGGTCTTCAGGGTGTTGTGAGGAAAACTGTAAATGACGAGCTACAAGCCAACATCTGGGAGCCGCGGCACATGGACATGATCGTACCATCACTACTCTTCAACCTACACAACGAGGATACTACAGACAG tCGTTCCCCGTCCCCACTGCAAACAtctgtggagaaggagaaggagagcccCGTCGAGTTGACTGAGCGATGCTTTCGGGAACTGCTGGGTAGAGCAGCCTATGGACACATCAAGACTGCTGTCACACCTGTACTCCT GCATCTGGATAACCATTCTCTGTGGGAGGGGAAGTCGTTTGCTGTGCGATGCTTTAAAATCATCATGTACTCCATACAG TCTCAGCACTCCCACCTGGTGATTCAGCAGCTGCTGGTGCATCTGGACGCCAACAGCAGGAGCAGCGCCCCAGTGCGGGCTGGGATTGTGGAGGTCTTACTGGAGTCCGCCGCCATCGCAGCCAGCGGCTCCGTAG gtcctACTGTGCTGGAGGTGTTCAACACGCTGCTAAGACACCTGAGGCTGAGTGTGGACTACGAACTTGGCGAAGGCTTTGACAtgacagatgatgatgatgggccaATCGAATCAAAGGATGAGAGCCAGCACCAGGAGAGACAACTACAGGAAGCAGTCATACGcaccatag gttcCTTTGCCACCACGTTGCCTACCTACCAGAGATCTGAAGTCATGCTCTTCATCATGGGAAAAGTCCCCTTACCCGGAGTACACCCCCTCCTCAACTCTACTgg GCCTGAGGGGAACAGGATGATCCAGGTGATGCTGCTCAAGTCTCTCCGACAG GTGACGAGCGGTTTCCAGGCGACCAACATGTTGACAGCGTTGCCAAGTGCGTTTATGGAGCCGTTGTTAAGTGTGTCGCTATTGGAGACGCCCGAACTCCGAGTGCTAGTGCTGCAGATACTCACCAGCCTTATGGACCGCCACCAGAACACACAGCATCTCTCATCactcag TGTGATGTCTGACACATCAGTGCTGAAACTGAGGGCTGATAAATGCACCTCCCGTCCGGACAGTCTCTTCATGaagaag CCAGACagtcaggaagacagacaggaagaaagacagacaaggaaaaaagaaaagacccATTTACCCAGCGCCCTGCAGGTCAAACAG CACGCTCAGCAGTTGTATCGCCACATCTACGCGTGCTGTAAAGAGGAGTCGAGCACTGCGCAGCACTACACGCTGCTCTACACACTACTGGGCCTGATGGCCATCGAGCTGGGCAACGAGGAGGTCGTACTGGACCTCATACGCCTGGCCCTCGCactacag GACCTGGCAGGGAGTAAAGAAGAGGGTCTCCGAGTGTTTAATCGCTGTGCCATCCACGCCTTGACTGCTGCATACCTCAACCTCATCTGCCAACTCACCACCGTACCCTCTTTCATACAACACGTACATGAG gtgaTTGAGATGAGACAGAAGGAGGCGTCTCACCTGTTGCCTGAGCACGTCTTCACTGACCACCCCAG gCTGCCTGCATCTCTGGAGCAGACCCAGGAGGGTGTGTTGTTTGCTCAGAGTAAAATCGCAGAGGCCCTCGGGGGGAGTGGCTACAACGCAGAGAAACTGGCCACACCCTACGTACCCCTCTCTCAAG atgaggaTCGTCTGTCTAAGAGGAAGAGTGTGGGGGAGACCATCTCACTGCAGGTGGAAGTGGAGTCCAGACAGAGCCCAGAGAaggaagag aGGACTCCTGCTGAAGAGATCACCTTCCAGACCCTCAAGAATGCCATTG tcgacAGTGAGGGTATGGAGGAAGCTGAGAGGGCCCGGAGGAGACAGGTGGTGGAGAAATTCCAGAAGGCCCCCTTCGAGGAAATAGCTGCCCACTGCGGTGCCCGG GCCACCATGCTGCAGAGTAAACTCAACCAGATCTTTGAAATCACCATCAg gCCTCCTCCCAGTCCAAATGGCGGTCTCCCCGCTGccggatcatcatcatcatcagcggtGGCGTTGGtcaagcctcctcctcctcgctctgtaCCCGTTTACGAGATCAAGTtcccagacctgtgtgtgtactag